The genome window GTACTTCATCAAGGGATCATGCATAATCAACGTTTGGGTACAAAGAAAGTGGGCAAATAGAAATTGTGGGCAATATTAACTTAATTTATATTTCTGGCATAATATTTGGaaaacagaagaaaaagagaacaaCAATTAAAATTGCATCTGATAATCAAGGCCATGTTATCACTTCCATCACCACCTCATTAACTTCTATCACTGGCCTGCCACCCAAATAGGCAATACCATTGAGATATTCAGCCACTCTATTCTTcttattcaaaatttatttattcacTCAAACACACTAAGATATGATTTTATACTCTCCCCCAACCCCCAACTGGCACAAGCACAAAGACTATTTGCCCCACTTATATCACTCTTTCTGCTACTAACTGAGTTGATACTACCTAGTGATCAAAGCAGTAATTCCGCTCAATATTCACCAAAAAGAAATGCATAGTTGTGAGTAAACTAGGGCTTTGTTAAGCATTCAGGTTGAGTTGGCCAAACAAGAGCAATTGCAGCAGCTAAGGGCCAGTTAAGCAACATGGAGTACAAAAGCCAAAACAATGAAATGTAGATTGGACAGAAAGCTTGCACTTTTAGGTTCCTCACAAAATGCCATTTTGTCCAAAGCAGTCCCACCTCAGCCAGATACAAAGCTAAAGAACTCATTAAATACAATGATGGGTGACAAAATGCATGCCACACCAACCCTACAGACACAAGTTAGATCCTATGTATCCTGCTAATATTACAACAAAACAAACAAGAATGCTTTTTTTACTctctttttaattgaatttgcatAGATATTCTTTGCACTATCCTTACCAGAATTAGTAAATTTTTATTACTGTCTAACAAAATATGGGTGTAGCAGCAAGACACAAGACAACATTAGTGGGCCTACCATTTAAAAAGATTGCTTTGGTATCTACTTTTGATGTTTCACTAAATGTAGGTGAATTTATGTGCATCGAAATGTATCCCTACTCCCTAGTGTATTATTTCAGTACAAATCTGTATTTAGAGATAGTCATCCACAGGAGATCTTTTTTGGCCAATTTCTCTTACCCTTCTTCAAATATTTTGAATTAGTTTTAGCCTCTAGTTCTTGTCACTatcccctttttttatttttattagtgcTCTCCATGCACAAAGATGGGCCCACTTTATAGAATTTGCTGGGTGCactgtatacatacatatatacatacatacacaCATATAAATATGTGGAGAAAGTTCCAAATATAGCATGATGCACTGTTGTTCCTTCACAAATATGGGTATATAGCCGGTGATGTGCACGCAAAGTAGAAGCAAAATTTATGATATGCACCTGAATAAGTAGTGGCAAAGAACTAAACAGTTCAGATGCATGAAAAAATATAAGTATGATGACAAAACAACGTCAAGGTTAAGAACTCACTAAGGGCACACAAATTGGGAAAAGAATGCATATGACCACCATCATTATCAACAGAATGACTATTTTCAGCAGAATTCACATAAAAACCAGGAGGCTGGAAGTCCTGTTGAAGATTTCTCTGCAGGTTAATATCCACCTCCGTAGGTACCACTCTTTTGTGAACGTCACTATCAGCTTCCACAGGCATTCTTTTATCATTCATGACAGAGGTTTCCGAATCATATTGAAAGGAAGATTCAGACTCACAACTAAAAAGTGCATTATGACCCTCTGAGCCCCCAACTTCATATCTGAATCTTGTGAATGACATGTATGAATGAGAAGGTGCTCCTGACACGTCTGAATTTGTGGGCGTATAAATCTGATCAGAATTCTTGCACTGCATATCTTCTGGAATGCTAGAGTACCAAAGCTGATAGAATATCAAGCCAATGATCATATGGAACATTGGGTGACCCTCAAATCCGTGTTCTCGCATCAGACTGAGAAAAACATGAACAGAATAATCATTCAGATCAACCAATCCGTGCTATTTTCAAGACCCACAATGTACAATTTGGAGGATAAGGGCCATCACTAGTCTAATCCATACTTTTATACAAGCAGCAAAAAAAAACAACTAAAAAGGTCACACCCTCAGATTAATGCCAAATGACAGAGAAAGATAATCCAACAGGTTCTGGATGAAGAATAAACCACCGCAAAGCCTGAAAACCACCTTTTCCCGCAGTAGAACAAAAGGTGAAAACCTGATTATTTAAAATTGAGTACATTCTGCCCCATCCAAATGTCCCAACTATTTTGATATCCTTTCTACCACCAAGCACTAAAATTTGATCATCAATTAAGGGGAAGACATAGCAATAGCACACTCATGAAAACAAGAAATACTTGGGAAATGCAGATTACTTCTGCAATCTGCATCCTTTTATCCCTAAACAGAGTAAATGTATAGGTATATTAATTAATGAAGTATGCATTATATATGTATCAGTGATATGCAGATCATATAGGAGTATAACTTAAAATCACAtgactaaatgacctaaaatgcagATTCTAGTTGTCCTTCACTGCATCATGGAGCAAATACATTGAGCCAGCAAGGCTGCACAACTACTCCATCTAATTTCACTTTACCTTTATCTTTTCCTCTCCCCTGCCTTACCTCAAAAATTCCTAAAATGTAACCAACTTGCTAGTTAATAATAATGAAAGATACTATCCTTTAACAATAACAACTGTGGTTAACAGTAAATGCCAGTTAGAAAACAACTGATATATGGTCATGGTGATCACTTTACCATATGACTATTTAGGCATCCAAGTAGATCTATTATTCAAATCCCAGACAGTATGTTTACCATAAACTAGTATTAGAATACACTAATAAATATTGTAGCAAAACTTATATAGTAATTATAAAAatagtttcaaaaaaaaaaaatgtaactataACAATGTATCCTTTTTGTGGGTTCTTTTTCCCCCTTAAAAAAGGTTAGCTACCACTGCAGATATAAAATGAAATATACAATAAAGAGAATGAATAATCAAAATTAAGAAGATTTGGAAATATCTAAATTGGAAGAACATTTTTCTTAATCAATGTAAAATTCATCACATATGACGCAGACCACTGATTGGAACTCTTGAGGCATCACATTCACACATAAAACTAGATCGCCAAATTGTTAATGTATGCCTAAGTGCATTATTAATACTTGGGATTTAAGAGACAAGATGTTCACCATCTTTAGATGGTGAAATCTTGAAACTGCATACTCTGGAAagaaatatgaaaatttatcagTATCAGATGAGTTGGTCGTACCAAGTTCAGACAATAAAAATAAGAGAGAACCAAAATTTGCTAGAGCTTAGATAACACAAACTTTGACAGCTTATCTTTCTTCAGAATAACATATACATGATATCTTCTTCCATATTAATATAACACCAAATGGAATATATCATTCTGACATAAATTAACATTTCAAAAGGATAGAGAGTAGAGATTTTAATATAAAACTTCAACATCTGGGCAAATAATTAAGTAAGGCAAAAATGAGAATCATACCTTCTAGCATTCTGACGTTCACCTTCAATGTTCCCCTGCATAAGATGGATAATTATCGACTCCAAACGAACAATAAAAAGGTCCTGCTCAGCAAACAAGGTTTTTTTATCAACACATTGGGGCAATAGTGCACATTGACATCTGATGAAAGCCAAGACTTCCTGATGGCACAGATAACATCATGAACACTAAACATATAATCACAATTGTGAATGGTGTACCTCTTTCATATATTCACTCGTCTTTCTTTTATTTGCTAAGTTTATTCCAATCCTTGTCATCCAGGTATCATAGATGCCACTGATAGCAGTCAAGTTGACATCATCATTTTCTATATGTTTGAGAAACTCCATTGAAACCTAAAAAATGTAGGTAATGTGCATCATACAGGCTCCATACATCAATATAGAAGTTTGACCAAATATgagaatatataataaaatagaaGAAGCTTTACAATcatcatcaccatcatcatcatcatcatcatcatcatcataataataaagaaataaaatagaagTGCACTATCCAAAGAAAATGCATTACACCTAATAGGAACCATATTGAATAGATCAAGCTTCATTTCTTTAGTTGGCTGCTACTAGTATTACATATCAGGTTATGCAATTGAGCATGTAATATCATGCTTAGAAAAATGCACGCTCATACACACACACCCCATATTTGTATGTCTATTGTCTAAACCTGACTCTCTCTCTCATTCTGTGGTTTTCTATCTCCTATAGGTCCTACAATCAAATGCTCATCTTGACAATAGCAAGCTATAATGTATGTTGTTTCATCATGAAGCAAGGAAGATCATGCCTAAACagttcaattgaaaattttttccttCCCCCTGCCCCAAAAAAATACAGTTGATAAGAAACAACACAAATAAGAGTTTGAATTGCAAATACAAAGGTCATATCTTATTTATAAGCTATTACTAATTCATCAATTGCAATATTGCTAAAACTTTCTTctcaaaaaaacaaagaaaaggctAAAACTTAAGGCAAACCTGAAATACAGTCATCATATCTTTTTCCAATTTGACAAACATGTGAGTACACATATGCGCACATAAACTTCTCTTTCCACATTAAACTtagaaaccgattgataaaatgcTCAAAAATGGCTGAAACAAAATTCAATGACATGAAATCCTAATGAGATTTTGGCATAAAGATCATACCAAGTACTTGAACCGATTCATAGTAGGATGATTGTCCTTGCATGTTGCTTTCAATAACAAGCTGAGGACACCACTTGCCTCTGTCCAATTATGTTGTCTCACTAACTTCCGTAGAAAGTGGCATAACTTAACACGATTTTCTGATCGTATATTGTTAGAGCCTCGACAAAGAAGGTATGATGGTTTGGCTAAAGCTAAAAtggttcttttataaattttttctagTGCCATGATATGGCATTCATCATCCGCCAATGTACTCAAATTCCTTTTGCGTTTCTTTGATTCAACAGTACCATCTTCAAATCCCACCATGTCACTTTTCAAGGCTTTGTTACCACTATCTTCTAATAATGTCATGTGATCTTCCAACATCTCCACATGCACACCTACAAAATCTAGACCTCTTGAATCGTCCTTCCTCTCCCTTCTGAAGTAACGAAATtacttttattattagaaacaagtcatttatatgaatttatacataaaatattgcaataaataataagtgataaataataattaatcacCACAAACACATCCATTAAGGGTAACCATTGAACAcagttttaatttttcttttaaagagAGGTAGTTAGCTATGCTCCAACTATCATGAATAAGAAATTGGTATTCCATATTAGTTTTCAATGAAGTCCTCCTACCTTAAacctataaaacaaataaaaaagaaaatgcatAACTACAATCGTATAAAATACATCTTAGCTGCCTATGCACATGGTGCATAGATTCATGACGATTGCATAAAATTGAAGAGTCAAGCATGCAATAATATAAAATACATTATATTAATCTCATTTACATTAAACTTTAAGTGATGCAGAATAGCTGCAACTTGCAGCTGCCGTACACTGCTAAACCCTCTATGTTTCAACTCTGGTAGAAAGTTGAAACTAATGCATATTAAATGGAACCTCAGCAAATTATAATTAGTGAGAAGAAACAAACAGATCAGATGATATAACACAATACACTGAAATTTAAGATATATGCTAACAGCAAAACATCAAACCTCTAAACATCAAATTCATTAGCTTCAAACACGAGCAAAATTaagaaagaaaatgcaaaatataacaaAACCATAGAATTTCCAGACAAAGTTTGGGGAATGCCAATATCTCTCTCATGCTAATTAAGGAAGTACAAAAAAGCCACTATGCCAATTCATAATATTAATATATGAGGAAAAAAGAAGTTGCAAATTTACAACTttgaaaattgaaagaaaaagaagaagctaTAGCTATTTAGAGAACTAATAATTGAAGCCTATTCCCCCACAACACCCCCCACGCCCCACCCACACCCCTCCCCTccccaaccaaaaaaaaaaaatcccaccaGCTCCACCTTCTTTCTTATACTCAAATAATATAGACAATCTACATTAGTTTTATAGATTTTATCAATAAGATAATTAAACAGTGAATTATATTTATAACAAAAAAGAATTAGAATTgacttttgttttttatttttatatgatttacaatttttaattaaatgaattatattatttttaattttgatgtcaacatcggttagtggccTTGGATGTCaaatttaggaacaattcaagtaaggttagaagaaatagtatagctcgaacaaagtggtgagaGTTGAAAGGAGAAGAGCaaatgaagttcaaaaatgaggttctcgagtccgaagcatggaagctggatatggaggccaatagtatgtggatacaaatggcatcaaagattagagaagtagctagaaaagtacttggagagtctagaggacatggaccaccctcaaaagagagatggtggtggaatgaggaagtacaaaaggcagtgaagagaaagagagaatggtataagaaattgcctaagtgtgataataataaggcatatgaacagtacaagatagcaaagaaagaagcaaaaaaggcagttagtcaagcaagagtgcaggcctttgaaaagttatatgagaaatttggaactaaagaaggggagaaagatatttatagattagcagggaggagagaaaagaaatgtcaagatctcaatcaaattaggtgcattaaggaaaaagaaggaaaaatgtaagttaaagatgaggacattaaagaaagatggagaaattattttgatgacctctttaataatagtcaaaatggtaatagcgtgaatatagactacaaaGCAATAGAAaataatgtaaattatactagaaggattagatctttagaagtaaaggaagcacttaagagaatgaaagtgggtaaagcctgtggattcgatggaataccaattgaagtgtggaagtgtttgggagatacaaaaatggcatggttaactaaattgttcaataagattctaaatttaaagaaaatgcctgatgaatggagaaggagtattttagtacctacttttaaaaataagggagacatacaaagttgctcaaactataggggaattaaactcattagccatagttgtgggagagagttgtgtaacatcgactacgtcatgatacttctatctctcccaatcaatttggcttcatgcctggtcgttcaactatagaagcgatctttctcattagaagcttgatggagaaatacagAGATGTGAGGAAAgatttacacatggtttttaccgatttggaaaaggcttatgataatatttcaagagatgtcttatagagagtgttagaacaaaagagggtatctattaggtacatacaagtgttgaaaggcatgtatgaaggagcaaataCTATTGTACGCACCGTGGAAGCGGACACCAgaaattttcctatctcagttagattacactaaggttcagctgtaagtccttacctttttacattaattttagatgaattaacgaaacatttagaagagagtatcccttggtgcatgatgtttgcggatgatatagttctaatagatgagacgcAATAAGGAttgaatagaaagctagagctttgaaaaagtactctagagtcaaaagactttaagttaaatagaactaagacaaaatacatgcattgcaagttcagttaaggccgaactggtgatagggaatgagttagtttagatggagtgatactgtcccaaagtaatcacttcaaATATCTCGCCtcggtccttcaagtagatgggggatgtgaggaggatgttagatataggattaaagccggatggttgaagcggAGATatgccacaggagttttatgtgttcacaagattcccaataagttaaaaagaaaattttaccatatagccatacgaccggccatgttatatggtagtgagtgttgggtactgaaggagtcgtatgtgtctaaaataagagttgcagagatgaaaatgttaaggtgaatgagtggccatactagactagataaagtccgtaatgagagtattagaaaaaaggtaggagtggtaccaattgaggataagttgagagaagggagattaaggtggtttggtcatgtgaagcgtagacatatggaggctccagttagacaagtagagcacattagggtagaggatagaaagaaagaaGGGGTAAACCTAAACTAACTTGGAtgagaatagtacaacatgatctaTAAGcattttaacccaaaatcgtttagagcggagaaagagaatccatatagccgactctaATTTTTTGGGACAAAGgcttagttaagttgagttgaaaatattatttttaattttaattttaattttaataatttaattaatttaatataaattatatgttatataaataatatattttcataTAAGAATGTGTATTCACATACATATATATAGGTATATTGTGTTTATAATGTTTATGTTTGGCCCCCTCATAATTTGGTAGCTAGCTCCGCCATTGCCACTTGCCCAACATGTTTGCATATTTTCTTTATGGTACTTCCCTGAACATATGAGAACAATTTTTTCCCCATTATTTTCTGCTTCTTTTTGGGGTGGAGGCAGGAGCGGATTTATGGCATTTAGCATACTTTCACCTTTGCAAACTCTTAACCAAAGATCTATCCTTCGGAATCAAACTCGAATTCAAATAGGCTAAACCGATTAAAGATCTATCCTTTGACACAAAAACAGAACAAAGCCCATATAACGTAACGCAAAAACAGAACAGAACCCAAAAACAGAACAAACCCACAAACCCAGGACAGAGCCACAGAGATGAATTAACCAATACCAACTTCTAAGCTTGTTGGAGGTCGTTTTTATTTCAAAATGTAAGTAAATCATTCCTATAAATGTTAACcacaaaaataaaaaacaataatCATCAAAACCCAAGTGATAATGTCAACAGGCCATTCCTAAAACAATACAAGTAATTCTACTTCATTAAAACAAATTCATAACTGCTTGGAAAAGAAATTTGGAACaggagaaaaaaaataaagtttgGTAAGAAAAACTAACCTTACAAAGTTAGAATTCTTGAGAGAGAGAAGTGACTGTTGTCGAGTAGGCGGGTGGAGTTCTGCTACGACTGCTCGTCTGACGGCAGATAGCAATAACACATATAGGGTGATGATGAGCACTGAGTCGGTTTGGGAGTTGCATTAAACCAACACGAATTAAATACATTCAGGTTAATTGGGATAAAGAGCCTTAATGGTTTAAACGTGAAACATAATTGATTGATAGCTGTGATAGcttgataaaattatattaaatatttaataaaattatatttagttattattattaatataataaattattaataaaaatatatattatataatttattttattattaaattaaatatataattattaaattaatatattatattatttaaataaatatataattattaattttttatattatattatttattttattattaaaataagaaaataattattttttaagataattaaataattttaaaaatataaataaaataataaaataattattaatgttaatagaaaaatttataattaattttaaatttttagatataaataaatattttatatttaatttattaataaaaatattaatatggttaaaatacgttaattaaaatattaaaattataaataaaaaaataaaaatattaataatattaatttttaagttaaataaaaaagaataatataattaaaataaaaaataaaattaaatcagcTATTAGTTGATGataaacagctctaaaaatagagctaatACAAACTGTAATTGATagtatcatatcagttgcccatcagctatcagttCTATTTTTTTAAGCTTATCAAACACTTTAATTTATCTATTTAAGTGTCTATCAATTATTAGCTGCACTCAACAAATAAACCAAATACCTCCAAATAGCTTTTgacaaaaacaaataaataaataaataaatagcctATTCACAAGTGTTGCGATAAGATTAAGCTGGTTTTTgaggaaatttaaaaaaataattaatatatatatgtaatttttgtaaattaaaaaattaatttttctaaatttaaaatttattaaaatctaAAAGACGGTTTTAAACTATTTTTGatgttttattttataaaaaaaaattgttcttcaaataaaaaataatgactttttaatatttaaactttcattataacttttttataattagaattaaacattattaaaaaaattttattctaataaaaaataattattttttcataattaacCTTGCACTATACCTTTTTATAATTAGAATTGaacattattaaaaaatattttcttctaATAATAAAGAATAatcattattaaaaataaataaataacacattttaacaaaaataaggaataattttttgaattaaaaaatattttctattttaatagataaattcatttttatattttctttttattgtatatgaaaatagaaattaaggttttaaaaataattaagtcttaaatttaagaaaataattttcataacttTGTGGGTGAAGGTATATACAAATAATTTGATCAGTATATAGaggtcaattaattttttattagaaaaaatatattttccattaaaaaagagtttaatatttaaatttaaataaatatacaatagcaattaaaaaaaaaaaaagttaattgacCCTTCATTTCTTTTATTGAAGTAGATCCATCTCTGGATTATATCATCAAAGTGCAAATAatgcatataaaaaaaaaataaaatttggttATGGTAGAaggcaatttaatttatttttgttattcTGAGCTTCATCTTCAGGCAAAAGCTGATGGGTTCCTCCCAGGTGGTGCAACGCGCAAGTCTTCACAGTTGCATGTCTCCAGATGGTCCTGACAGGAAGACGTATAAGTCTGGTAGACAGTTTCATTCACCAATTGTACTCACTTTTTGTTGGGGGCTCTTTCTGTCTCCATACTAGTGACGAATTCAGAACAAAACTCATATTGCAAAATGATTTTCTTGGGTTCTGTTGCTAATAAATCAATTGTTTCTTTGGTATTATTTCAATATTCACATGCAATGCCATAATCCGAATGTGTGACTGACTAACAATTCATTTAGGTGGTGACACCAAACAACTTCTAATACATTATACTTGCTTTGCAGGCTACCATTGAACGTGGGAATGATGCAGGACCTGCACATAAAGTCAACGATACAAAGGCTTTCCTGTTTAATTCCCAGAATCTGTCCGTGGGCTGTTGAGTTCCCGTTTCTGGACCATGATTATTGCCAGTGTTGGATTGGACTCAAATCCCATTTTTAAAACGGAGCAGATACTAACAACAACAATGGTGTATAAAGGGTACATCAAGGAACTTGGGAGTACTGTGGCTTAACTAGGTCTTCAAACATAAATCCTGGGAGTGAGCTTCTCTTCTCAGTATACTGAACTAACCAAAATATTAGTCCATTGGGCCGTTACGGACTGATCCAAAAAATTATTGGAATCTAAGTTTTGGagcttaaaaattaataaaattataatcttATCAATTTATATTTTAGGAGAAATTATCAAGTGTATTCAATATATATGCatcatattttataattatgtgaaatttattttttatattacaaGAATACTcactttttttatgaaaaaaaaatattacttttatatatattgaGAGTATTTTATAATATTTCTATACCTAATATTATAAAGAAAGAATTTTTGAAATGGACCATCtccttcaattttttttacaATGCAAGCGCATTGCTTTAACTCAGAAAGACACGAATTCAAGGGGTCATGGCCAAGGGGCCTTGCCTTGTCCCcctcaaattaattttatatatatgaaaATGGATGGAACTGTAGAAAGAGATGAGATGAGATGAGCCATCTTGAATTTCTTTTATAGTAATGCGTTAACGCGTTCACTCTTTATTTTTGGCACCCTATGTCATTATTATGATCTTAAAAAACACACAAGTAGCCAGTAGGACCTTTTCATCTCTCCTCCACGTGCAATAATGCCTTTGTATCCACTTCTGTACGGCATTTAAGAATTTTTGGGAtccatatattaaattaaaatttatggagaGTAAAATATGTTGGGTATTTCTCTTAATTAGTTGTGTGATCTCTAGCTTTCTTATGGTAAGCACATGCAAAAGTAGCAATCAATCAATATTTTATCAGTTAGAATTATTGTCTATGTGCCGCTATGAATATTACTGAATTACATATCTTAATCTTGGCAAATAATGATCCAAAGTTCAAAAGTATACTAATGAATTTGTTAAGATATGTATCCACAATATGTCAACATCATCCAGtactttaatttatataaaaaaatttatcatgGTCGTTGAAATTAATGTT of Hevea brasiliensis isolate MT/VB/25A 57/8 unplaced genomic scaffold, ASM3005281v1 Scaf171, whole genome shotgun sequence contains these proteins:
- the LOC110644183 gene encoding uncharacterized protein LOC110644183 isoform X1: MLEDHMTLLEDSGNKALKSDMVGFEDGTVESKKRKRNLSTLADDECHIMALEKIYKRTILALAKPSYLLCRGSNNIRSENRVKLCHFLRKLVRQHNWTEASGVLSLLLKATCKDNHPTMNRFKYLVSMEFLKHIENDDVNLTAISGIYDTWMTRIGINLANKRKTSEYMKEDLFIVRLESIIIHLMQGNIEGERQNARSLMREHGFEGHPMFHMIIGLIFYQLWYSSIPEDMQCKNSDQIYTPTNSDVSGAPSHSYMSFTRFRYEVGGSEGHNALFSCESESSFQYDSETSVMNDKRMPVEADSDVHKRVVPTEVDINLQRNLQQDFQPPGFYVNSAENSHSVDNDGGHMHSFPNLCALKSLDSWLLPIQAKNWELERVIQDDEYENSVKYLREAVYSKPPVIAALLPLIQLLLIGCKDEEALHELERFCGNSNASLPSRLRAHLLECVDPTNNFALSTCFEDSLKSDPTCSESLAKLISLHQNGNYSPESLLEMIALHLDAVFVEYNTWREFALCFLKVSQCEEDRVSVCLHGSEGGKKQGYSVHYNRIPKLFIQGKSRKAWRIRCRWWLSRHFSKNLLASEIAAGDLQLVTYKAACASHMYGSQFEYVMKAYTCLEKENNWDLLKFLQLHMQNSIGLHLNFQQRTN